One region of Vallitalea okinawensis genomic DNA includes:
- a CDS encoding helix-turn-helix transcriptional regulator, producing the protein MRIDRLLGIVIYLLNRDIVNANTLAEKFEVSSRTIQRDIEALCLAGIPIVSLHGTNGGYGIMDGFKLDKQMVTAEDYQFIKTALAGLCTAYSNKKLDETFEKIMSSSKFSLENSSNIKFDLSISREGTDMDDHLKIIEQAINDKHILKYEYTNAYGDRTRRKVEPIGMVYRWYAWYMLAYCLEKDDYRLFKVLRMRNLEDSENIFSRKHDDFETLLKKQEQLNSYNYIKVKIQGKQEVRVSVEEYFPNGNIIDLESGDFLLEFTVPEYEKGWKGLLFTYGNAIKIIEPDDLKREFVTKAQEIIDSY; encoded by the coding sequence ATGCGTATAGATAGATTACTTGGAATAGTCATTTATTTACTTAATCGTGATATAGTCAATGCCAATACATTGGCTGAGAAGTTTGAAGTATCATCAAGAACAATTCAACGTGATATTGAAGCTTTGTGCTTAGCTGGAATCCCCATTGTATCTCTGCATGGTACAAATGGGGGTTATGGAATCATGGATGGTTTTAAGCTTGATAAGCAAATGGTCACAGCAGAGGACTACCAGTTTATCAAAACAGCATTAGCTGGATTGTGTACAGCCTATAGTAATAAAAAACTGGATGAGACTTTTGAAAAAATAATGAGTTCTTCAAAGTTCAGTCTTGAAAATTCTTCTAATATTAAATTTGACTTAAGTATATCAAGAGAAGGCACTGATATGGATGACCATCTTAAGATTATTGAACAAGCAATAAATGATAAACACATTTTGAAATATGAATATACAAATGCCTATGGAGACAGAACTAGACGTAAAGTTGAACCTATTGGTATGGTATATAGATGGTATGCTTGGTATATGCTTGCATACTGTTTAGAGAAAGATGATTATCGATTATTTAAAGTCCTCCGAATGAGAAACTTAGAGGATTCAGAGAACATATTTTCAAGGAAGCATGATGACTTTGAAACATTGTTAAAAAAGCAAGAACAGCTTAATTCATATAACTATATAAAAGTTAAGATACAAGGGAAACAAGAGGTGCGTGTATCTGTTGAGGAGTACTTCCCAAATGGTAATATAATAGATTTGGAAAGTGGAGACTTCCTTTTGGAATTTACTGTACCAGAGTATGAAAAGGGTTGGAAAGGTTTACTCTTTACCTATGGCAATGCAATAAAGATTATTGAACCTGATGACTTAAAAAGAGAGTTTGTAACAAAGGCTCAAGAAATTATTGATAGCTATTAA
- a CDS encoding DUF434 domain-containing protein encodes MEVKVVRRGFDKDDTRWFSKENMKKLKTAQEELVWLLDRGYKIERILDLVGDKNQFSKRQRMALMRSTASSKECQEREKKCLDLKEGENGTIYIDGFNLIITLEVALSKSKVLLGNDGVIRDLAGLRGTYKIIDKTYTALELIGKTLDELLVPGVIFYLDQPVSNSGMLKQLTLAISKDWNSHVDVEIVRNPDVLLMKMGRVVSGDKVILNHCESWFNLANYIIKEYLEDADIVDLY; translated from the coding sequence ATGGAAGTAAAAGTTGTACGAAGAGGTTTTGATAAAGATGATACGCGATGGTTCTCCAAGGAAAATATGAAAAAGCTAAAAACCGCACAGGAAGAGTTGGTATGGTTATTGGATCGAGGTTACAAAATCGAAAGAATATTGGACCTTGTTGGAGATAAGAACCAGTTTTCAAAGAGACAACGGATGGCATTAATGAGATCTACTGCATCAAGTAAAGAGTGTCAAGAGAGAGAAAAGAAATGTTTGGATCTTAAGGAAGGGGAAAATGGAACTATTTATATCGATGGTTTTAATTTAATTATAACTTTGGAGGTTGCTCTTTCAAAGAGTAAAGTTCTTCTTGGAAATGATGGTGTTATACGAGATCTTGCAGGATTAAGGGGAACTTACAAAATTATAGATAAAACATATACAGCCTTAGAACTTATAGGAAAGACATTGGATGAGCTGCTTGTACCAGGTGTAATATTTTATTTGGACCAGCCAGTATCCAATTCGGGTATGCTAAAACAGCTTACACTAGCTATATCAAAAGATTGGAACAGTCATGTAGATGTTGAGATAGTTAGAAATCCAGATGTATTATTAATGAAAATGGGTAGAGTAGTTTCAGGAGATAAAGTGATACTTAATCACTGTGAGAGCTGGTTTAATTTAGCCAATTATATCATAAAAG
- a CDS encoding GGDEF domain-containing protein gives MKPIDNNRFYQKFKGLFIPITKDLKEEFYSTIAKENFFRVIIISIVYMLFEVVIILSEQGLNPAFENKLTYFVFIFQTLSILIAFWVIFNKKPINGLILQVIIALYCILLVYWSVIISLDQVNRTGSITMFILTLTGTSALFYRRSLVTLVTNIGLYLYFQLNMRLLIELPISEEMRNLPPGPGKPPVGTLPPGHMPLNATMHPDAFFLKDIYIYIADAFLMTVICCVLGVIVYRLRLKVFLEHKALENLALKDSMTNLLNHKTICDTLKNEINRSARYSQPVSILMTDIDHFKQINDTYGHQVGDQVIIRIAKLLSEYSRQTDYVGRYGGEEFLVVLTNTNEEDAKKFGERIRTEIEKMDFGLPHQVTVSGGVKTYSNESAEEMIKLADSALYQAKKKGRNCIVSA, from the coding sequence ATGAAGCCAATAGACAACAATCGTTTTTATCAAAAGTTTAAGGGGTTATTTATACCTATTACAAAAGATCTTAAAGAGGAGTTTTATAGTACCATTGCAAAGGAAAACTTTTTTAGAGTTATTATTATAAGCATCGTGTATATGCTGTTTGAAGTAGTTATTATTTTAAGTGAACAAGGGTTAAATCCAGCCTTTGAAAATAAACTAACATATTTTGTATTCATCTTTCAAACATTATCTATACTCATAGCATTCTGGGTCATATTTAATAAGAAACCAATCAATGGACTAATATTGCAAGTGATTATTGCCTTATACTGTATTTTGCTTGTATATTGGTCAGTAATTATTAGTCTTGATCAGGTCAACAGAACAGGTTCAATTACCATGTTTATACTTACTTTAACAGGAACATCGGCACTTTTCTATAGACGTTCCTTAGTAACTTTAGTAACTAACATTGGACTTTACTTATATTTTCAGTTGAATATGAGGTTATTAATAGAGCTACCTATTTCAGAAGAAATGAGAAATTTACCTCCTGGTCCTGGGAAGCCTCCAGTGGGTACACTTCCACCAGGTCATATGCCGTTAAATGCAACTATGCATCCAGATGCTTTCTTTTTAAAAGATATCTATATTTATATAGCAGATGCCTTCTTGATGACAGTTATTTGCTGTGTATTGGGAGTTATTGTTTATCGGTTACGATTAAAAGTTTTTCTTGAACATAAGGCCTTAGAAAACCTAGCCTTAAAAGATTCTATGACCAACTTACTCAATCATAAAACAATATGTGATACACTAAAAAATGAAATTAATCGATCAGCACGTTATTCACAACCTGTTAGTATTCTAATGACTGATATTGATCATTTCAAGCAGATCAATGATACTTATGGCCATCAAGTTGGTGATCAAGTAATCATTAGAATTGCTAAGTTACTATCTGAATACTCTCGTCAGACAGATTACGTTGGTCGATATGGCGGCGAGGAATTTCTTGTCGTACTAACGAATACAAATGAAGAGGATGCAAAAAAGTTTGGAGAGCGTATTCGTACAGAAATTGAAAAGATGGATTTTGGTTTACCACATCAAGTTACTGTTAGTGGTGGTGTGAAAACTTATAGTAATGAATCTGCAGAAGAAATGATAAAATTAGCTGATAGTGCTTTATATCAAGCTAAAAAGAAGGGCAGAAATTGCATTGTGAGTGCTTAG